In Meiothermus ruber DSM 1279, the following proteins share a genomic window:
- a CDS encoding RDD family protein yields the protein MVGRKLTRATVRYLARRLLAGLIDLGVLAGLQFGIVRAVTALFPPTHPGHHFSTEGLILFGLFSPLAWFTYAVLPLARRGQTLGKELMGLWVVNQVGRPPSLWQAFVRESLGRWLNAMVLNLGLLLVLWDRDHQALHDMVAETFVVMLRARQGSGLLD from the coding sequence GTGGTGGGACGCAAGCTTACCCGCGCGACCGTGCGTTACCTGGCCCGCCGCTTGCTGGCTGGTTTGATCGACCTGGGCGTGCTGGCCGGCTTGCAGTTTGGCATTGTGCGGGCGGTAACCGCGCTGTTTCCACCCACCCACCCAGGCCACCACTTTTCAACCGAGGGCCTGATTCTATTTGGCCTGTTCTCCCCGCTGGCCTGGTTTACCTACGCGGTGCTGCCGCTGGCCCGCAGGGGCCAGACCCTGGGCAAGGAGCTGATGGGGCTCTGGGTGGTGAACCAGGTAGGGCGGCCCCCCAGCCTGTGGCAGGCCTTTGTGCGGGAAAGCCTGGGGCGCTGGCTGAACGCCATGGTGCTGAACCTCGGCCTGCTGCTGGTGCTGTGGGATCGAGACCACCAGGCTTTGCACGACATGGTGGCGGAAACTTTCGTAGTGATGCTGCGAGCGCGGCAGGGCAGCGGTTTGCTAGACTAA
- a CDS encoding ABC transporter substrate-binding protein, whose product MKKWLAAVVLWSLGGLGLAQTVTVGLDADPPNLDPLLSSALVDRQVQNQIYDKLVDLDENLRIVPMLATSWRVEEDGKVYVFNLRQGVKFHDGTDFNAEAVKFNLDRYRSAPGSRRSGELSLITNVQVVNPYTVRVTLREPFAPFLAILSDRSGMMVSPTAVQKLGAEFGNNPVGTGPFKFVERRRQDRIVLARNENYWQRGFPRIEQLIYRPFPDDDVRVANLLSGAVSIITPVAAKDLATIRNNPNLTVNNFPGIGYQGIWLNHTKGPFTNKALRQAFAATIDRDVVDRVVFLGTALPSNGPFPPGTLAYDKTIPVPRRDLALARQKLAEGGRPQGFSFTLTIAPGPVLAQLAQVYQAMAAEAGIQVRIEQVEFGTLLDRAAKLELEAVAVGWSGRPDPDGNIYDFVRCKAPNNYSGYCNPRVDNLLNRARTVRLPEARRDLYSQITKIIQEDLPYIYVYHPQTTIGVSRRLSGLPVIPDGILRFRGVSLGGQ is encoded by the coding sequence ATGAAAAAGTGGTTGGCAGCAGTTGTTCTCTGGAGCCTGGGCGGTTTGGGGCTGGCCCAAACGGTCACGGTGGGGTTGGATGCCGATCCCCCCAACCTCGACCCCCTGCTTTCTTCTGCCCTCGTGGATCGGCAGGTGCAGAACCAGATTTACGACAAGCTGGTCGATCTTGACGAAAACCTGCGCATTGTGCCCATGCTGGCAACCAGCTGGCGCGTAGAGGAAGACGGCAAGGTCTATGTTTTCAACCTGCGGCAGGGCGTTAAGTTCCACGATGGCACCGACTTCAATGCCGAGGCGGTCAAGTTCAACCTGGATCGCTACCGCAGCGCCCCCGGTTCCCGCCGCTCGGGCGAGCTCTCGCTCATCACCAACGTGCAGGTTGTTAATCCCTATACCGTGCGGGTAACCCTGCGGGAGCCCTTCGCGCCTTTCCTGGCCATCCTGTCCGACCGCTCGGGGATGATGGTCAGCCCCACCGCCGTGCAAAAGCTGGGGGCTGAGTTTGGCAACAACCCTGTGGGAACCGGGCCCTTCAAGTTCGTGGAGCGGCGGCGGCAAGACCGCATTGTGCTGGCGCGCAACGAAAACTACTGGCAGCGCGGCTTTCCCCGCATCGAGCAACTTATTTACCGCCCCTTCCCCGACGACGACGTGCGGGTCGCCAACCTGCTCTCGGGGGCGGTGAGCATCATTACCCCGGTAGCCGCCAAAGACCTGGCGACCATTCGCAATAACCCCAACCTCACGGTCAACAACTTCCCGGGCATCGGATATCAGGGTATCTGGCTCAACCACACCAAAGGCCCCTTCACCAACAAGGCCTTGCGGCAGGCTTTCGCCGCCACCATTGACCGCGATGTGGTAGACCGTGTGGTGTTTTTGGGTACAGCCCTCCCTTCCAATGGGCCCTTCCCCCCCGGCACCCTGGCCTACGATAAAACCATCCCCGTTCCCAGGCGCGACCTGGCCCTGGCCCGGCAGAAGCTGGCCGAAGGCGGCCGTCCGCAGGGCTTCAGCTTTACCCTGACCATTGCGCCCGGCCCGGTGCTGGCCCAGTTGGCCCAGGTGTACCAGGCCATGGCCGCCGAAGCAGGCATTCAGGTGCGCATCGAGCAGGTGGAGTTTGGCACCTTGCTGGACAGGGCCGCCAAACTGGAACTCGAGGCGGTGGCGGTGGGCTGGAGCGGGCGGCCCGACCCCGACGGCAACATCTACGACTTTGTTCGCTGTAAAGCGCCCAACAACTACTCCGGCTACTGCAACCCGCGGGTGGACAACCTGCTCAACCGGGCGCGCACCGTGCGGTTGCCGGAGGCCCGCCGCGACCTGTATAGTCAGATCACCAAAATCATCCAGGAAGACCTGCCCTACATCTACGTCTACCACCCCCAGACCACCATCGGCGTGAGCCGCCGCCTGAGCGGGCTTCCGGTTATTCCCGATGGCATCCTGCGCTTCCGCGGCGTGAGCCTGGGCGGTCAGTAG
- the clpS gene encoding ATP-dependent Clp protease adapter ClpS, with the protein MSDTATKTRSQTATRTPPRYKVLLLNDDYTPMDFVVEVLMRYFKKSKLEATRIMLQVHHAGVGVAGVYPFEIAETKVNQVMAAASAEGHPLQCTMEPE; encoded by the coding sequence GTGAGCGACACCGCTACCAAGACCCGCAGTCAGACCGCTACCCGCACCCCACCGCGGTACAAGGTGTTGCTGCTCAACGACGACTACACCCCCATGGACTTTGTGGTGGAGGTGTTGATGCGGTACTTCAAGAAGAGCAAGCTCGAGGCCACCCGCATCATGCTGCAGGTGCACCACGCGGGGGTGGGGGTGGCCGGGGTGTACCCTTTTGAAATTGCCGAGACCAAGGTCAACCAGGTGATGGCGGCGGCCAGCGCCGAAGGCCATCCGCTGCAGTGCACCATGGAGCCCGAGTAG
- a CDS encoding cation transporter: MYLSSQDQRWYRLAFALAILTVVYNLLEGLVSVWFGAADESLTLFGFGLDSFIEMISGLGILAMVLRIWRHPGAPTGRFEKTALQITGTGFYGLTGILSVMALYNLSTQHKPETTLAGVVIAVISISLMWALIHYKTQAGRALGSEAILADAKCARVCMYMSGLLLFSSLVYSLSGIWFVDSLGALGLAYLSFTEGREAFAKANGAECSCHAGS, translated from the coding sequence ATGTATCTTTCTTCCCAGGATCAACGTTGGTACCGGCTGGCCTTTGCTCTAGCGATTCTGACCGTTGTCTATAACCTGCTCGAGGGCCTGGTCTCGGTCTGGTTTGGTGCTGCCGACGAGTCCCTGACCCTTTTTGGCTTTGGCCTCGATAGCTTCATCGAGATGATCTCGGGCCTGGGCATTCTGGCGATGGTGCTGCGCATCTGGCGGCACCCTGGGGCGCCCACGGGCCGCTTCGAGAAAACCGCCCTGCAGATCACCGGCACCGGCTTTTACGGGCTGACCGGGATTCTTTCGGTCATGGCCCTCTACAACCTGAGCACCCAGCACAAGCCCGAGACCACCCTGGCGGGCGTGGTGATTGCGGTCATCTCGATCTCGCTGATGTGGGCGCTCATCCACTACAAGACCCAGGCCGGTCGAGCCCTGGGCTCGGAGGCCATCCTGGCCGATGCCAAGTGCGCGCGGGTCTGCATGTATATGTCCGGCCTGCTGCTTTTTTCCAGCCTGGTGTACTCCTTGAGCGGCATCTGGTTTGTGGACAGCCTGGGGGCCTTGGGCCTGGCCTACCTGTCCTTTACCGAAGGCCGCGAAGCCTTTGCCAAGGCCAATGGCGCTGAATGCAGTTGCCACGCCGGAAGCTAG
- a CDS encoding thioredoxin domain-containing protein, with protein sequence MPNRLAKESSPYLLQHAHNPVDWYPWGEEAFAKARAENKPIFLSVGYATCHWCHVMERESFEDPEVAQFLNAHFVPIKVDREERPDVDQVYMSALQAMTGSGGWPMNMFLMPDLRPFFGGTYWPPEDRQGFPSFRRVLAGVHNAWLHQQKEVLENAEQLTTYLQDQLKPRGGALPDDLHSTALAGLSRIFDPAHGGFGGAPKFPQSPALGYLLTQAWLGHEAAWKHLQLTLDRMAEGGLYDQVGGGFHRYTVDHIWRVPHFEKMLYDNAQLARLYAAASRMPQASLEQARRYQRIAQETLDYVLRELTGPEGGFWSAQDADSEGVEGKFYVWQAEEFRRVLGAEAEAAMLLFGVSEAGNWEHTNVLERRIPDAALMQHLGLGPEAFERWVQSVRHRLYAARQQRTPPLTDDKVLADWNGLMLRALADVGRWLEEPRYIEAARKNAAFVMQEMYRDGLLRHSWRQGQLKPQAYLSDQAHYGLGLLALFEATGEVGWLEGARQLAEAILTHFKEPTGAFRDSLDQTLPVVALDAYDGPYPSGNAVAAELLFRLAALYERPDWHQAALTTVESNAQRLLHNAFGFPAMLQAHLVGTLGSELAVAAPAAMMDALRSWFLPLTTLIYGPPNTLPVLQSRQPGRAYLCQHGACRLPVDRLEQLRGELQAIYPSASIPG encoded by the coding sequence GTGCCAAACCGACTTGCTAAGGAGAGCAGCCCCTATCTTCTGCAGCACGCCCATAACCCGGTGGACTGGTACCCCTGGGGCGAGGAGGCCTTCGCCAAAGCCAGGGCCGAAAACAAGCCCATTTTTTTGTCGGTGGGCTATGCCACCTGCCACTGGTGCCACGTGATGGAGCGGGAAAGCTTCGAAGACCCCGAGGTGGCGCAATTTCTGAATGCCCATTTCGTACCCATCAAGGTAGACCGGGAAGAACGGCCCGACGTGGATCAGGTCTACATGTCGGCCCTGCAAGCCATGACCGGCTCGGGCGGCTGGCCTATGAACATGTTCCTGATGCCCGACCTGCGCCCCTTTTTTGGTGGAACCTACTGGCCGCCCGAAGATCGGCAGGGCTTCCCCAGCTTCCGGCGGGTGCTGGCCGGTGTGCACAACGCCTGGCTGCACCAGCAAAAAGAGGTTTTGGAGAACGCCGAGCAGCTCACCACCTACCTGCAGGATCAGCTCAAGCCGCGGGGGGGCGCCCTGCCGGATGACCTGCACAGCACCGCCCTGGCCGGACTTTCCAGAATCTTCGACCCAGCCCACGGCGGCTTCGGTGGGGCCCCCAAGTTTCCCCAATCGCCCGCCCTGGGCTACCTGCTCACGCAGGCCTGGCTGGGCCATGAGGCAGCCTGGAAGCACCTACAGCTCACGCTGGATCGGATGGCCGAGGGCGGCCTCTACGACCAGGTGGGCGGCGGTTTTCATCGCTACACCGTGGATCACATCTGGCGGGTGCCGCACTTTGAAAAGATGCTTTACGACAACGCCCAGCTAGCCCGGCTCTACGCCGCAGCCAGCCGGATGCCCCAGGCCTCCCTCGAGCAAGCCCGGCGCTACCAACGGATTGCCCAAGAAACCCTGGACTACGTGCTGCGCGAGCTGACCGGGCCAGAGGGTGGTTTCTGGTCGGCCCAGGACGCCGACTCGGAGGGGGTGGAAGGGAAATTCTATGTCTGGCAGGCCGAGGAATTCCGCCGGGTTCTGGGCGCGGAGGCCGAGGCCGCCATGCTCTTGTTTGGGGTCTCGGAGGCCGGGAACTGGGAGCACACCAACGTGCTCGAGCGGCGCATCCCCGATGCGGCCCTGATGCAACACCTGGGCCTGGGGCCCGAAGCCTTCGAACGCTGGGTACAGAGCGTGCGCCACCGCCTGTACGCCGCGCGGCAGCAGCGCACCCCACCCCTCACCGACGACAAGGTGCTGGCCGACTGGAACGGCCTGATGCTGCGGGCCCTGGCCGATGTGGGGCGCTGGCTGGAAGAGCCCCGCTACATCGAGGCCGCCCGCAAAAACGCCGCGTTTGTGATGCAGGAGATGTACCGCGACGGCCTGCTGCGGCATAGCTGGCGCCAGGGCCAGCTCAAGCCCCAGGCCTACCTGAGCGACCAGGCCCATTATGGACTGGGCCTGCTGGCGCTCTTTGAGGCCACTGGGGAGGTGGGGTGGCTCGAGGGTGCCCGGCAACTAGCCGAAGCCATCCTGACCCACTTCAAAGAGCCCACGGGGGCCTTCCGCGACTCGCTGGATCAAACCCTGCCGGTGGTGGCCCTCGATGCCTACGATGGACCGTACCCTTCGGGAAATGCGGTGGCAGCCGAGCTGCTGTTCCGGCTGGCAGCGCTTTACGAGCGCCCGGACTGGCACCAGGCTGCGCTGACAACGGTGGAATCCAACGCCCAGCGCCTGCTACACAACGCCTTTGGCTTTCCAGCCATGCTCCAGGCCCACCTGGTGGGCACCCTGGGCAGTGAGCTGGCCGTGGCAGCGCCGGCAGCCATGATGGATGCCCTGCGTAGCTGGTTTTTACCGCTCACCACCCTGATCTATGGCCCGCCCAACACCCTCCCGGTTCTGCAAAGCCGCCAGCCCGGTCGGGCTTATCTGTGCCAGCATGGGGCCTGCCGCCTCCCCGTGGACAGGCTGGAACAGCTACGGGGGGAGCTTCAAGCCATCTACCCCAGTGCAAGCATCCCAGGCTAA
- a CDS encoding TIGR00282 family metallophosphoesterase, which yields MRVLFVGDVYGDPGLRAVAMHLPDLRPQYDLVIVNGENAHHGKGLSKPAYRKLREAGADLITLGNHAWDHKDIYQLIETEPIIRALNYPPGTPGKGHWVLEAGGEKLLVMQVMGQVNMGLNLYDPFRSSEALLAEVEHDYALLEVHAEATSEKYALGHYLDGKIAALLGTHTHVQTADAGFLANGTAIQADVGMTGPIHSIIGGEIESFLGRFITQRPTPFKAAPGRAMFCATELVLEGGRCTSIRPMRWDEPA from the coding sequence ATGCGCGTCCTATTTGTTGGCGACGTCTATGGCGATCCGGGTTTACGAGCTGTGGCAATGCACCTCCCCGACCTGCGCCCCCAGTACGATCTGGTCATCGTCAATGGCGAGAACGCCCACCATGGGAAGGGCTTGTCCAAGCCAGCCTACCGCAAACTGCGTGAGGCCGGCGCCGACCTGATCACCCTGGGCAACCACGCCTGGGATCACAAAGACATCTACCAGCTCATTGAAACCGAGCCCATCATCCGCGCCCTCAACTACCCCCCCGGCACCCCCGGAAAAGGGCACTGGGTGCTCGAGGCCGGGGGTGAAAAACTCCTGGTGATGCAGGTAATGGGCCAGGTCAACATGGGCCTGAACCTCTACGACCCCTTTCGCAGCAGCGAGGCCTTACTGGCCGAAGTCGAGCACGATTACGCGCTGCTCGAGGTGCACGCCGAGGCCACCAGCGAAAAATACGCCCTGGGCCACTACCTGGACGGCAAGATCGCGGCCCTGCTGGGCACCCACACCCACGTCCAGACCGCCGATGCCGGCTTTCTAGCCAACGGCACCGCCATCCAGGCCGACGTGGGCATGACCGGCCCCATTCACTCCATCATCGGGGGCGAGATCGAGAGCTTTTTGGGTCGCTTCATCACCCAGCGGCCCACCCCTTTCAAGGCTGCCCCGGGGCGGGCCATGTTCTGCGCCACCGAGCTGGTTTTGGAAGGGGGCCGGTGCACCTCGATCCGGCCTATGCGCTGGGATGAGCCGGCGTAG
- the clpA gene encoding ATP-dependent Clp protease ATP-binding subunit ClpA codes for METPLTPTLERSIRRALGIALERGHEYAGLEHLLLALLDDPDASRVLQYCKVNLEHLRALLEESLRQFESVPGSEPEPTTAFQRVIQRAVLQMRSAGRDQANGANVLVAIMDERQSAAYALLEQLGVSRLDLTSAISRGALPRGVSSNIEPVQVGEEGAGVAENPLEAYCTNLTERARKGELDPLVGREKELERILTVLSRRQKNNPLLVGDPGVGKTALVEGLAQRIVAPTVALALPSRLVGAEVFALDMGSLLAGTRYRGDFEERLKAVMKALEAHPNAILFIDEIHTIVGAGSTTGSTVDASNLLKPALTGKLRCIGATTFAEYKHFEKDRAIARRFQKIDIGEPSHADAVKILEGLKPRLEAHHQLTYTKAALERAVELAARHLSERRLPDSALDVLDEAGAAQALLPPGKRKSRIGVAEVEATVARIARIPAKNLSRDDEAVLANLEQELKRAVFGQDRAVEEVASAIKLARAGLRDPQKPMGSYLFAGPTGVGKTELARQLAASLGVPLLRFDMSEYMEKHSVSRLIGAPPGYVGFDQGGLLTDAVLQNPHCVLLLDEIEKAHPDLYAILLQVMDYGRLTDHNGKTVDFRSTILIMTTNAGAAEASELRVGFLGGTRSEASEEALKRLFTPEFRNRLDAIVHFNPLSPAIMQQIVGKFLGQLEAQLKERKVALEVQPEAIAWLAEHGYDRLMGARPLARLIQEKIKKPLADLLLFGPLKQGGRLQVVRQGEEIALKAHSA; via the coding sequence ATGGAGACCCCCCTGACCCCCACCCTTGAACGTTCCATCCGCCGCGCGCTGGGGATTGCCCTCGAGCGCGGGCACGAGTACGCCGGCCTCGAGCACCTGCTCCTGGCCCTGCTCGACGACCCCGACGCCAGCCGGGTGTTGCAGTACTGCAAGGTCAACCTCGAGCACCTGCGGGCTTTGCTCGAGGAGTCGCTGCGCCAGTTTGAGTCGGTTCCAGGCAGCGAACCCGAGCCTACCACGGCCTTTCAGCGGGTGATCCAGCGGGCGGTCTTGCAGATGCGCTCCGCCGGGCGCGACCAGGCCAACGGGGCCAATGTGCTGGTGGCCATCATGGACGAGCGGCAGTCGGCGGCCTACGCCCTGCTGGAGCAGCTCGGCGTGAGCCGGCTCGACCTGACCTCGGCCATCTCGAGGGGGGCCCTGCCGCGGGGGGTATCGTCCAACATCGAGCCCGTGCAGGTGGGCGAGGAGGGCGCGGGCGTGGCCGAGAACCCCCTCGAGGCCTACTGCACCAACCTGACCGAACGGGCCCGCAAGGGTGAGCTCGACCCGCTCGTTGGGCGGGAGAAGGAGCTCGAGCGCATCCTGACGGTTCTTTCCCGCCGGCAGAAGAACAACCCCCTGCTGGTGGGCGACCCGGGGGTGGGCAAGACCGCGCTGGTGGAGGGGCTGGCCCAGCGCATTGTGGCCCCGACCGTGGCGCTTGCCCTGCCCAGCCGGCTGGTGGGGGCCGAGGTCTTCGCGCTGGACATGGGCAGCCTGCTGGCCGGCACCCGCTACCGGGGCGACTTCGAGGAGCGGCTCAAGGCGGTGATGAAGGCCCTCGAGGCCCATCCCAACGCCATCCTGTTCATAGACGAGATTCACACCATCGTGGGGGCCGGCTCCACCACCGGCTCTACCGTAGACGCCAGCAACCTGCTCAAGCCGGCCCTCACCGGCAAACTCCGGTGCATTGGGGCCACCACCTTTGCCGAGTACAAGCACTTCGAGAAAGACCGGGCCATCGCCCGGCGCTTCCAGAAGATTGACATCGGCGAGCCTTCCCACGCCGACGCGGTGAAAATCCTGGAGGGGCTCAAGCCGCGTCTGGAGGCCCACCACCAGCTCACCTACACCAAAGCGGCCCTCGAGCGGGCGGTGGAGCTGGCAGCCCGCCACCTCTCCGAGCGCCGCCTGCCCGACTCCGCCCTGGACGTGCTGGACGAGGCCGGGGCCGCCCAGGCCCTGCTGCCGCCAGGCAAGCGCAAGAGCCGCATCGGGGTGGCCGAGGTCGAGGCCACCGTGGCCCGCATCGCCCGCATTCCGGCCAAGAACCTGAGCCGCGACGACGAGGCCGTGCTGGCTAACCTCGAGCAGGAGCTAAAACGCGCGGTGTTCGGGCAGGACAGGGCGGTGGAGGAAGTCGCCAGCGCCATCAAGCTCGCGCGCGCCGGCCTGCGCGACCCGCAAAAACCCATGGGTTCGTACCTGTTCGCCGGCCCCACCGGGGTGGGCAAAACCGAGCTGGCCCGCCAGCTCGCGGCCTCCCTGGGGGTGCCGCTGCTGCGCTTCGATATGTCGGAGTACATGGAGAAGCACTCGGTCTCGAGGCTCATCGGTGCGCCGCCGGGCTATGTGGGCTTCGACCAGGGCGGCCTCCTCACCGACGCGGTGCTGCAAAACCCCCACTGCGTGCTCCTGCTGGACGAGATCGAGAAGGCCCACCCCGACCTCTACGCCATTTTGTTACAGGTCATGGACTATGGCCGGCTCACCGACCACAACGGCAAGACTGTGGACTTCCGCAGCACCATCCTGATCATGACCACCAACGCCGGGGCCGCCGAGGCCAGCGAGCTGCGGGTGGGCTTCCTGGGGGGCACCCGCAGCGAGGCCAGCGAAGAGGCCCTCAAGCGCCTGTTCACCCCGGAGTTCCGCAACCGCCTGGACGCCATCGTGCACTTTAACCCGCTTTCCCCGGCCATCATGCAGCAGATTGTGGGCAAGTTCCTGGGGCAGCTCGAGGCCCAGCTCAAGGAGCGCAAGGTGGCGCTCGAGGTGCAGCCCGAGGCCATTGCCTGGCTGGCTGAGCACGGCTACGACCGCCTGATGGGGGCCCGCCCGCTGGCCCGGCTGATCCAGGAAAAAATCAAGAAACCCCTGGCCGATCTGCTGCTCTTTGGCCCGCTCAAGCAGGGGGGGCGTTTGCAGGTTGTGCGCCAGGGCGAGGAGATTGCCCTGAAAGCCCATTCCGCTTGA
- a CDS encoding FadR/GntR family transcriptional regulator, producing the protein MVRPTRVSEKLAKDLEQLLQDGVWRPGDQLPGERDLASRFGVSRSSVREALRILELNGWVEIRQGDGTRVASPSESFGRRLRSRLHQEDFILELFEVRRILEPAVAALAAERSHPQGVARLEELLAQQQAAKEDLYRFVELDMFFHKTLADMSRNAVLSEIVSLLEVELRQIRLVSTAKRYRPQVTLSEHLRILEAIRASDPEAARQAMLAHLSTVESSAKIKEVDR; encoded by the coding sequence ATGGTGCGCCCGACCCGTGTTTCCGAGAAGCTCGCCAAAGACCTCGAGCAATTGCTCCAGGATGGCGTCTGGCGGCCTGGCGACCAGTTGCCTGGCGAGCGCGACCTGGCCAGCCGCTTTGGCGTAAGCCGCTCCTCGGTGCGGGAGGCTCTGCGCATCCTCGAGCTCAACGGCTGGGTGGAAATCCGGCAGGGGGACGGAACACGGGTGGCCTCTCCTTCGGAGAGCTTTGGTCGCCGCTTGCGCTCGAGGCTGCACCAAGAAGACTTTATCCTCGAGCTCTTTGAAGTACGCCGCATCCTGGAGCCGGCAGTGGCCGCCCTGGCTGCCGAGCGCAGCCACCCGCAGGGGGTTGCCCGGCTCGAGGAATTGCTCGCTCAGCAGCAGGCGGCTAAAGAGGATCTGTACCGATTTGTCGAGCTCGATATGTTTTTCCACAAAACCCTGGCCGATATGAGCCGCAACGCGGTGCTGAGCGAGATCGTAAGCTTACTGGAAGTCGAGTTGCGACAGATCCGCCTGGTATCGACTGCTAAACGCTACCGCCCACAAGTTACCCTTTCTGAGCACCTGCGCATCCTCGAGGCCATTCGGGCTTCCGACCCCGAAGCGGCCCGTCAGGCCATGTTGGCCCACCTGAGCACGGTTGAAAGCTCGGCCAAAATCAAGGAGGTAGACCGATGA
- a CDS encoding xanthine dehydrogenase small subunit: MAELSFQLNGRPVQISDVDPHTTLLAWLRQMGLTGSKEGCAEGECGACAVLLRKPDDRGSRLEAVNGCLLLLPSLAGQEVWTVEGLSSDAQLHPVQQAMLQGGSQCGYCTPGFVVSMAAEYYRKGREGFDLEALSGNLCRCTGYRPIRDAALALGQPAPDDPLARRCREPAPALGPLHYQAGPTYLRPASLSELFHALEEHPQARLVAGGTDVVVEVNQRFARAQVFLDLSALPELQTLRWGQGYVELGAGVPLSELERWLNGRIPLLAEWFPLFASRLIRNRATLGGNLGTASPIGDGPPVLLALGAEVVLASAVGERVLPLERFFTGYRQTARQPGEVIRAVRIPLPLAPQARFYKVAKRRMDDISTVAAAFALRLEAGLVQHIRIGLGGVAATPVRAYQTEAFLQGKPWDGRTVRAAAEVIRGEFRPIDDHRGSAAYRTAMLGNLLHKFYAETAEVWV; the protein is encoded by the coding sequence GTGGCCGAGTTGAGCTTTCAGTTGAATGGACGACCCGTTCAGATTTCCGATGTAGACCCGCACACCACCTTGCTTGCGTGGCTGCGCCAAATGGGCCTGACCGGTAGCAAAGAAGGCTGTGCAGAAGGGGAGTGCGGGGCCTGTGCGGTGCTGCTGCGCAAGCCCGACGACCGGGGCTCGCGCCTCGAGGCCGTCAACGGCTGCTTGCTGCTGCTGCCCAGCCTGGCCGGTCAGGAGGTCTGGACGGTGGAGGGGCTTTCTTCCGATGCGCAGCTCCATCCGGTTCAACAGGCCATGCTGCAGGGGGGCTCGCAGTGCGGCTACTGCACGCCAGGGTTTGTGGTCAGTATGGCGGCGGAGTACTACCGCAAAGGTCGCGAAGGGTTCGACCTCGAGGCACTCTCCGGCAACCTCTGCCGCTGCACCGGCTACCGGCCCATCCGGGACGCGGCGCTTGCGCTGGGCCAGCCCGCCCCCGACGACCCCCTGGCCCGCCGCTGCCGGGAACCCGCCCCAGCCCTGGGCCCCCTGCACTACCAGGCCGGCCCCACCTACCTGCGCCCGGCCTCCCTATCCGAGCTTTTCCACGCCCTGGAAGAGCATCCCCAGGCCCGGCTGGTGGCCGGCGGCACCGATGTGGTGGTGGAGGTCAACCAGCGCTTCGCTCGAGCCCAGGTATTTCTCGACCTGAGCGCCCTGCCCGAACTCCAGACCCTGCGCTGGGGCCAGGGCTATGTCGAGCTTGGCGCGGGGGTTCCCCTGAGCGAGCTCGAGCGCTGGCTAAATGGCCGCATCCCCCTCCTGGCGGAGTGGTTTCCGCTGTTTGCCTCGCGCCTGATTCGCAACCGGGCCACCCTGGGGGGCAACCTGGGCACCGCCTCGCCCATCGGCGATGGCCCGCCGGTCTTACTGGCCCTGGGGGCCGAGGTGGTGCTTGCCAGCGCGGTAGGGGAGCGGGTGCTGCCGCTCGAGCGCTTCTTCACCGGCTACCGCCAGACCGCCCGGCAACCCGGCGAGGTCATCCGCGCGGTGCGCATCCCCCTGCCCCTGGCCCCGCAGGCCCGCTTCTACAAGGTGGCCAAACGGCGCATGGACGATATCTCCACGGTGGCCGCCGCCTTTGCCCTGCGGCTGGAAGCCGGCCTGGTGCAGCACATCCGGATTGGCCTGGGTGGGGTGGCTGCCACCCCGGTGCGGGCCTACCAGACCGAGGCCTTTTTGCAGGGCAAGCCCTGGGATGGGCGCACCGTGCGGGCGGCGGCCGAGGTGATCCGGGGCGAGTTCAGGCCCATCGACGATCACCGGGGCAGCGCGGCCTATCGCACGGCCATGCTGGGGAACCTGCTGCACAAGTTCTATGCCGAGACGGCGGAGGTGTGGGTATGA